One genomic window of Nicotiana sylvestris chromosome 10, ASM39365v2, whole genome shotgun sequence includes the following:
- the LOC104215853 gene encoding uncharacterized protein isoform X1, whose translation MHFHLIYSSDSLFVVIVACSRALVTLTVWINSTMGERLTINMITPNAEEWTRKIQVIDKSRPKDNKEKTKKYQLMTLQDEEENQVQTIMFNADITHFEDLFDPFHTYLVSVAQVKESSYLYANPLNKFIWIIDRSTIVEPIEKATPPEDPLPRQRG comes from the exons ATGCACTTTCATCTCATTTACTCATCT GACTCACTCTTTGTTGTGATAGTTGCGTGTTCACGCGCTTTAGTAACACTCACTGTGTG GATTAATTCCACTATGGGTGAAAGGTTAACTATCAACATGATCACTCCCAATGCAGAAGAATGGACCCGTAAGATCCAAGTAATTGATAAAAGTCGTCCCAAAGACAACAAAGAGAAAACCAAAAAATATCAACTCATGACTTTACAGGATgaagaa GAAAATCAAGTTCAGACCATCATGTTCAACGCTGATATAACGCATTTTGAAGATCTATTTGATCCTTTCCACACTTACTTGGTGTCAGTTGCACAAGTGAAGGAGTCATCTTATTTATATGCAAATCCACTTAATAAATTCATTTGGATAATTGATAGAAGCACCATTGTTGAGCCAATTGAAAAGGCCACTCCTCCTGAGGATCCATTACCCCGCCAACGCGGCTAA
- the LOC104215853 gene encoding uncharacterized protein isoform X2: MHFHLIYSSDSLFVVIVACSRALVTLTVWINSTMGERLTINMITPNAEEWTRKIQENQVQTIMFNADITHFEDLFDPFHTYLVSVAQVKESSYLYANPLNKFIWIIDRSTIVEPIEKATPPEDPLPRQRG; encoded by the exons ATGCACTTTCATCTCATTTACTCATCT GACTCACTCTTTGTTGTGATAGTTGCGTGTTCACGCGCTTTAGTAACACTCACTGTGTG GATTAATTCCACTATGGGTGAAAGGTTAACTATCAACATGATCACTCCCAATGCAGAAGAATGGACCCGTAAGATCCAA GAAAATCAAGTTCAGACCATCATGTTCAACGCTGATATAACGCATTTTGAAGATCTATTTGATCCTTTCCACACTTACTTGGTGTCAGTTGCACAAGTGAAGGAGTCATCTTATTTATATGCAAATCCACTTAATAAATTCATTTGGATAATTGATAGAAGCACCATTGTTGAGCCAATTGAAAAGGCCACTCCTCCTGAGGATCCATTACCCCGCCAACGCGGCTAA